The Sphingobacterium bambusae genome includes a window with the following:
- a CDS encoding ferritin-like domain-containing protein, translating to MKETTSTNENLTAAEQQLSSKQLQRRNFLKLAGAGAAGVAFLGMVGCSKDDDNGPDQGGDGLYFGSGDIAILNYAYALEQLEAAFYIELANKPYTGITDWEKTLFTDIRDHEIAHREFFKAALGTNAIANLEFNFSAVNFSSRENVLATAKTFEDLGVSAYNGAGWLIKNEAYLGLAGKIVSVEARHAALVRDLISNGSFANDEVVDSNGLDVAKSPTIVLQAAAPFIKSKVDVRDLPTY from the coding sequence ATGAAAGAAACAACCTCTACTAATGAAAACTTGACTGCAGCGGAACAGCAATTGTCAAGTAAGCAACTTCAACGAAGGAATTTTTTGAAGCTTGCAGGCGCAGGTGCTGCCGGCGTTGCCTTTTTGGGCATGGTTGGTTGTAGTAAAGATGATGACAATGGCCCTGATCAAGGGGGAGATGGATTATATTTTGGGAGTGGGGACATTGCGATCTTAAACTACGCCTATGCCTTGGAGCAACTTGAGGCAGCGTTTTACATTGAACTGGCTAATAAGCCTTACACCGGCATCACCGACTGGGAGAAAACGCTTTTCACCGATATTCGGGATCATGAAATTGCGCATCGTGAATTTTTCAAAGCAGCCTTGGGCACCAACGCCATCGCAAACTTAGAGTTTAACTTCTCTGCTGTAAATTTCTCTAGTCGTGAAAATGTACTGGCCACAGCGAAGACTTTCGAGGATCTGGGCGTCTCAGCCTACAATGGCGCAGGCTGGTTGATCAAGAATGAAGCTTATCTAGGGCTTGCCGGAAAGATTGTTTCCGTAGAAGCGCGTCATGCTGCGCTCGTACGCGACTTGATTAGCAACGGTAGTTTCGCCAACGACGAAGTTGTCGATAGTAATGGCCTAGACGTGGCAAAAAGTCCGACCATCGTGTTGCAGGCTGCTGCTCCATTTATCAAGTCGAAAGTGGACGTGCGTGATTTACCAACCTATTAG
- a CDS encoding RnfABCDGE type electron transport complex subunit D, whose translation MKLNPHITQGSNTVQLLMLDVLIALLPVLFVAWLAYGQLAIVIFAVASATAILTELLFSGFILHRWRSIFDGSALVTALLLSCTLSPLTPWYVVAFGAFSAIVFGKIVWGGLGKNRFNPALVGREFMSVFFSSIMLSPHIWTTGGLVHTSTDVLFPQAAERFSESYMQGLVYKTTGALGEYSLLILWLGGLYLLLRKRISWHIPLALLTVFIGLFWLVPDGDDLSFSMGGLLLGTLFMATDMPSSPTNAQGKLYYGAMIGLLAFIFILGNIRFEYMSYSILLLNGFSDRISATFRPRVWGHTIDWKQQVESIVMLTLSILAVGLAILSLYYYQLTDYLVYLFILYIIFKFNFSFHKKVNNPV comes from the coding sequence GTGAAGTTAAATCCGCATATTACACAAGGAAGCAATACGGTGCAGCTGCTGATGCTGGATGTGCTTATTGCGCTATTGCCGGTGCTATTCGTTGCTTGGTTAGCCTATGGGCAGTTGGCCATCGTTATTTTTGCTGTAGCCTCGGCAACGGCTATCTTGACCGAGCTGCTGTTTTCTGGCTTTATCCTCCATAGGTGGCGTAGCATATTCGATGGCTCGGCGCTGGTAACGGCTCTACTGCTCAGTTGCACCCTGTCGCCGTTAACACCTTGGTATGTCGTTGCTTTTGGAGCTTTTTCGGCCATCGTGTTTGGAAAGATTGTGTGGGGTGGTTTAGGTAAAAACCGCTTTAATCCGGCTCTCGTGGGACGTGAATTTATGAGCGTTTTCTTTTCTTCCATCATGCTTTCTCCGCATATCTGGACCACGGGCGGATTGGTGCATACATCTACGGACGTGCTTTTTCCGCAGGCTGCGGAGCGCTTTTCGGAAAGCTACATGCAAGGGCTCGTTTATAAAACCACCGGTGCTCTGGGCGAATATTCCCTATTGATACTATGGCTGGGAGGTCTTTACCTCTTGCTTCGCAAGCGCATTTCTTGGCATATCCCCTTGGCACTGTTGACTGTTTTTATCGGCTTGTTTTGGCTCGTTCCGGATGGAGATGATCTTTCTTTTTCCATGGGCGGACTGCTCCTCGGCACACTGTTTATGGCCACAGATATGCCCTCGAGCCCTACCAATGCACAGGGTAAACTGTATTATGGGGCGATGATCGGCTTGCTGGCCTTTATCTTTATTTTGGGCAATATCCGGTTTGAATACATGTCTTATTCCATACTGCTACTAAATGGCTTTTCCGATCGCATCAGTGCTACCTTTCGGCCTCGCGTTTGGGGCCACACCATCGATTGGAAGCAACAGGTGGAGTCTATCGTTATGCTTACCCTCAGCATACTGGCGGTTGGCTTGGCCATCCTTAGCCTGTATTATTACCAGCTGACCGACTACTTGGTCTATCTGTTTATTTTGTATATCATCTTTAAATTCAATTTCTCATTTCATAAAAAGGTAAATAATCCGGTTTAA
- a CDS encoding nitroreductase family protein — translation MKKFTALMAIVLFLSACQEKEIKQVVYEGTAKEAILDNIHSRRAIRQYTEQQVSKEQIDTVMKSAIFAPSGLNKQPWEIRVVQNPDILKEINQRFLNFAKGKEFQGSAARYREADFSIFHHAPTLIVIATDKANPGAKLDAGIALQNILLSAHAIGLGTCPLGTLVATMNLPENQDILKLLNIPEGYEVTINVSLGHPAESPDAPIRYTEKVKIIE, via the coding sequence ATGAAAAAGTTTACGGCACTAATGGCCATAGTATTGTTCCTGTCTGCTTGTCAAGAAAAGGAAATCAAGCAGGTGGTTTATGAAGGCACTGCGAAAGAGGCTATTCTCGATAATATCCACTCCCGCCGTGCAATTCGGCAGTACACCGAGCAACAGGTCAGCAAGGAGCAGATCGATACGGTGATGAAAAGTGCTATTTTCGCACCCAGTGGCTTGAATAAGCAACCTTGGGAAATACGGGTGGTGCAAAACCCGGATATCTTGAAGGAAATCAATCAGCGTTTTCTAAATTTCGCAAAGGGCAAGGAATTTCAAGGTAGTGCTGCACGTTACCGCGAGGCCGATTTCAGTATTTTTCACCATGCACCAACGCTGATCGTGATCGCAACGGACAAGGCTAATCCCGGAGCAAAGCTTGATGCCGGTATCGCGCTCCAAAATATCTTGCTGAGTGCGCATGCGATTGGCTTGGGTACCTGTCCGCTGGGTACCTTGGTGGCGACCATGAACCTGCCCGAGAATCAGGATATCCTGAAGCTCCTTAATATTCCCGAAGGCTATGAAGTAACGATCAATGTTTCCTTGGGCCACCCTGCAGAAAGCCCCGATGCACCCATCCGCTACACGGAGAAAGTGAAGATCATAGAATAA
- a CDS encoding ferritin-like domain-containing protein — MNLFNIFDSITQVDPEFNERVSPRRDAIRNMMSFGKKVSLAAMPFVLSDLFKKAYGQTPTDVNGVLNYALTLEYLEAEYYTIGASTSGLVPSGPPAGAIATIRDHEVAHVAFLKQVLGSNAVAKPTFDFTAGGAFSNVFSNYDTFLALAQAFEDTGVRAYKGQAGILKGNQVVLTAALQIHSVEARHASHIRQMRRARGGAAANQKPWITGANDSGIGAAVDPIYAGEDNKVQANVDITTLNGVSGKLSVAAATQSFDEPLTATAVLDIAKLFIK; from the coding sequence ATGAATTTATTCAATATATTCGATTCCATCACGCAAGTAGATCCTGAATTCAACGAGCGTGTTAGTCCTCGCCGCGACGCCATCCGTAATATGATGTCGTTTGGCAAGAAAGTTTCTTTGGCGGCTATGCCTTTTGTGTTGAGCGACCTTTTTAAGAAGGCTTATGGCCAAACGCCTACTGATGTAAATGGTGTTTTAAACTATGCGCTGACCTTGGAATACCTAGAGGCTGAATATTACACTATTGGCGCTTCTACATCCGGTTTGGTACCTTCGGGGCCACCTGCCGGCGCTATTGCCACTATCCGCGATCACGAGGTTGCTCACGTGGCCTTCCTGAAGCAAGTGTTGGGCAGCAATGCGGTAGCAAAACCTACCTTTGACTTTACAGCAGGCGGTGCTTTTTCTAATGTATTTTCCAACTACGATACGTTTTTGGCATTGGCGCAAGCATTTGAAGATACGGGTGTGCGTGCCTACAAAGGGCAGGCTGGCATATTGAAAGGAAACCAAGTGGTGTTGACGGCAGCCCTACAGATTCACTCGGTAGAAGCCCGACATGCTTCGCACATTCGGCAGATGCGCCGGGCACGCGGCGGTGCAGCAGCCAATCAAAAACCATGGATTACCGGCGCCAACGATTCTGGAATCGGGGCGGCAGTAGATCCGATCTATGCAGGTGAAGATAATAAAGTACAAGCAAATGTGGACATTACCACACTGAATGGCGTAAGTGGCAAGCTTTCTGTTGCTGCAGCAACGCAGTCTTTTGATGAGCCTTTGACTGCTACAGCGGTGCTCGATATTGCAAAGCTTTTCATAAAATAA
- a CDS encoding IS256 family transposase, with protein sequence MKKEKHITDDLLSQFSTGEELFSFLGELQTRGIEKLLEAELDGHLDYEKNEKSDNPNFRNGHTKKTIKSKFGESEIKVPRDRDASFDPIIVPKRHNMLEGIEKVVISLYSRGMSTTDIENQILDIYDIKISPTAISRITDAVNQDIVAWQNRPLEPIYLVVWMGGIVFKVREGSKVVNKTIYLAIGLRPDGHREIMGLWLGKNESASFWLGVLTDMKSRGVEDVMITATDNLKGFTEAIISVFPQCQTQICVVHQVRNACKFVPYKDRKLFAADMKPIYNAPNEQAARLALQHLSDKWKHKYPYAVKGWENNWENLTVFLGFPLEIRKIVYTTNLIENLNGQIRKYTRNKMSFPTDAAITKSVFLAIQHATRQWTRPLKNWGMLYGQFCLIFEERILKN encoded by the coding sequence ATGAAAAAAGAAAAACACATTACCGATGATTTATTGAGCCAGTTCAGCACAGGAGAGGAATTATTCAGCTTTTTAGGCGAGCTCCAAACCAGAGGTATCGAAAAGCTTTTAGAAGCCGAGCTCGATGGTCACTTAGATTATGAGAAAAACGAAAAATCGGACAACCCGAATTTCCGGAACGGGCATACAAAAAAGACGATCAAGTCCAAGTTTGGAGAATCGGAGATCAAGGTTCCCCGAGATCGTGATGCTTCATTTGATCCGATCATTGTACCAAAGAGACATAACATGCTTGAGGGGATAGAGAAAGTTGTTATTTCTCTATATTCTCGGGGGATGAGCACGACAGATATTGAAAACCAAATATTGGATATCTACGACATCAAGATATCCCCGACTGCCATCTCCAGAATTACCGATGCTGTTAACCAGGATATTGTGGCCTGGCAGAACCGACCGTTAGAGCCTATATACCTAGTGGTCTGGATGGGCGGCATTGTTTTCAAGGTCAGGGAAGGCTCCAAGGTGGTCAATAAGACCATTTATCTGGCTATTGGCCTACGTCCCGACGGACATCGAGAAATCATGGGACTATGGTTGGGGAAAAACGAATCTGCATCCTTTTGGCTAGGTGTATTGACCGATATGAAATCGCGCGGAGTAGAGGATGTGATGATTACCGCCACAGATAATCTCAAAGGGTTCACCGAAGCTATTATCAGCGTGTTCCCGCAATGTCAAACACAGATATGTGTCGTACACCAAGTTAGAAATGCCTGTAAATTTGTGCCCTATAAAGATAGAAAGCTTTTCGCAGCGGATATGAAACCGATTTATAATGCACCAAATGAGCAGGCAGCAAGGCTTGCCTTGCAACACCTTTCAGATAAATGGAAGCACAAATACCCTTATGCCGTGAAAGGTTGGGAAAACAATTGGGAGAATCTTACAGTCTTTCTAGGGTTTCCTCTAGAAATAAGAAAAATTGTGTACACAACAAACCTGATAGAGAATCTAAATGGACAAATCAGAAAATATACACGAAATAAGATGTCCTTTCCAACAGATGCAGCAATTACTAAATCTGTATTCCTGGCCATACAACATGCTACAAGGCAATGGACAAGACCACTAAAAAACTGGGGAATGTTGTACGGCCAATTTTGCCTTATATTTGAAGAAAGGATCTTGAAAAACTAA
- a CDS encoding FAD:protein FMN transferase yields the protein MMMNRLRTATKSKAYMAQTRWLFHCHCKIKIPLHHGEGLLDDCFAIMEQVDRLYNSYQSGSFFDQINQQAGTWVRVDDTTIKLLQTLKRISVLTDGAYAISSMPLLQGWGFYEQDGGRIPTPTALSDALSRVDDEAIQLESNRVRIAKGQSLITGSFAKAIAADRVIAHLRAQGVTDAIVNAGGSSICALNDASHPQWHVRVPDPLSAEQAQLRLPLANACFSLSGSANNHLVIDDKRYSHIVHGRTGWPANTRQVLLRTDDAFLGDALSTAIFVLTPSQRDAVIAKLAQEFSFSYRRVEEQGKQIQSTCF from the coding sequence ATGATGATGAACAGGCTTCGGACAGCAACTAAGAGCAAGGCGTATATGGCGCAAACCCGTTGGTTGTTCCATTGCCATTGCAAGATCAAAATACCGCTACATCATGGCGAAGGGCTGCTGGATGATTGTTTCGCCATCATGGAACAGGTCGATCGACTATACAACTCCTACCAAAGCGGATCTTTTTTCGACCAAATCAACCAGCAAGCAGGTACTTGGGTTAGGGTGGATGACACAACGATAAAGCTGCTGCAGACCTTAAAAAGAATATCGGTGCTAACGGATGGCGCTTATGCAATCAGTAGCATGCCGCTGTTGCAAGGGTGGGGCTTCTATGAACAGGATGGTGGTCGAATTCCTACGCCAACGGCGTTGAGCGATGCACTATCGCGGGTAGACGACGAAGCCATCCAACTAGAATCCAATCGCGTGCGCATCGCAAAAGGACAAAGCCTGATTACGGGATCCTTCGCCAAGGCCATTGCGGCAGACCGGGTGATTGCTCATCTTCGGGCGCAGGGCGTTACGGACGCCATTGTCAACGCCGGTGGCAGCAGCATTTGTGCGCTAAATGATGCGTCCCATCCGCAGTGGCATGTGCGGGTGCCCGATCCACTGTCGGCAGAACAGGCGCAGCTGCGATTGCCCTTGGCAAATGCTTGCTTTAGTCTTTCGGGTAGCGCTAACAACCATCTGGTTATCGACGACAAGCGGTATAGCCACATTGTCCATGGACGAACTGGCTGGCCGGCCAACACGAGACAAGTACTACTGCGAACTGATGATGCCTTCTTGGGCGATGCGCTGTCAACAGCCATCTTTGTCCTTACACCTTCGCAGCGCGATGCCGTGATCGCCAAGCTGGCGCAAGAATTTTCTTTTAGCTATCGCCGTGTCGAAGAGCAGGGCAAACAAATACAAAGTACATGCTTCTGA
- a CDS encoding NAD(P)/FAD-dependent oxidoreductase, translating to MIEETILDAVIIGGSYAGLAAAMSLGRSLRHTLIIDDGKPCNRQTPHSHNFLTHDGHTPKEIAAIAKEQVLAYPSVSWLDGRAITVNKEVYGFSVTLAEGQIFRTKKLVLASGIHDLLPAIPGFAECWGITAIHCPYCHGYEFRAKATAILAEGDRAYHLAGMVRNLTDKLTLISSPKNFNDTQLAALHRNEVALLDVGINAIDHESGTIHSLQLSNGETLAVDALYAAVPFQQRDDIYQQLGCALNEHGYIKVDGMQKTNVDGVYACGDNSSMMRSVATAVYTGNLTGAMVNRDLVEEQF from the coding sequence ATGATCGAAGAAACAATATTGGATGCCGTGATTATCGGCGGAAGCTATGCAGGCTTAGCTGCAGCAATGTCATTGGGGCGTTCTTTACGTCATACATTAATCATCGATGATGGCAAACCTTGTAACAGGCAAACGCCCCATTCGCATAATTTCTTGACGCATGATGGCCATACGCCCAAAGAAATAGCCGCGATAGCTAAAGAGCAGGTATTGGCCTACCCCAGTGTTTCTTGGTTGGATGGAAGGGCAATAACGGTAAACAAGGAAGTATACGGATTCTCGGTAACGTTGGCCGAGGGTCAAATTTTCCGAACGAAAAAACTGGTTCTAGCCAGCGGCATCCACGATCTGCTTCCCGCTATTCCTGGCTTTGCCGAGTGCTGGGGAATAACAGCCATCCATTGTCCTTACTGCCACGGCTATGAGTTTCGGGCAAAAGCGACCGCTATTTTAGCGGAGGGCGATCGAGCGTATCATCTGGCGGGCATGGTGCGTAACCTCACGGACAAGCTTACACTGATTAGCTCGCCCAAAAATTTCAACGACACGCAACTCGCTGCCCTACATCGCAATGAGGTGGCCTTGCTGGATGTGGGTATCAACGCCATCGATCATGAGAGCGGAACGATACACAGCCTGCAACTATCCAATGGAGAGACACTTGCTGTAGATGCGCTGTACGCGGCCGTTCCCTTCCAGCAGCGGGATGATATCTACCAACAACTCGGCTGTGCCTTAAATGAGCATGGCTACATTAAGGTAGATGGTATGCAGAAAACCAATGTGGATGGTGTTTATGCTTGCGGAGATAATTCATCGATGATGCGTTCCGTCGCTACAGCCGTCTACACGGGTAATCTAACCGGAGCGATGGTCAATAGGGATCTTGTTGAAGAACAGTTTTAA
- a CDS encoding helix-turn-helix domain-containing protein, with translation MRKSRLKEVPEVDVPTLAMNRFNPIASDDSPLLFHELRGARQIDSPHKHDFFIMLLVEQGTGQHQVDFVDYPIQAYQLHLVFPHQVHQWDFSDDTIVHQLMLSHHLFEQVSPWYRVPVLQQQAAVLNLPTDLWQTLLHEFLCIKAELALKPTYWELLYLRCQVIGLLVSKLLAGEAEKHDHPSVHPLLTKFVQLIESHYRTARAVSYYADKLHISANYLNVLCKKYSKVPASKIIQDRILLEAKRLLKVSDRSAKEIAYELGFYDHASFSKFFKSQTGYSPTDFKKQP, from the coding sequence ATGAGAAAATCGAGGTTAAAAGAAGTTCCTGAAGTTGATGTTCCCACATTAGCGATGAACCGTTTCAATCCTATTGCGAGCGACGACAGCCCTCTTCTTTTCCACGAACTCCGCGGCGCAAGGCAGATAGACAGTCCACATAAGCACGATTTCTTTATTATGCTGCTTGTTGAACAAGGAACGGGGCAGCACCAAGTAGACTTTGTTGATTATCCGATACAGGCCTATCAACTGCATTTGGTCTTCCCTCATCAGGTGCATCAATGGGATTTTTCGGATGACACCATCGTTCATCAGCTGATGCTGAGTCACCATCTTTTTGAACAAGTATCTCCTTGGTATCGTGTTCCCGTTCTACAACAGCAAGCTGCCGTGCTGAACCTACCAACCGATCTTTGGCAAACCCTGCTTCATGAGTTTCTCTGCATCAAAGCTGAGCTAGCGCTAAAACCAACTTACTGGGAGCTGCTTTACCTACGCTGCCAGGTGATTGGTCTATTGGTCAGCAAACTGCTTGCGGGAGAAGCCGAAAAGCACGACCACCCTAGCGTACATCCGCTATTGACAAAATTTGTACAACTTATCGAAAGCCACTACCGCACCGCGAGAGCGGTATCCTACTATGCTGATAAACTCCATATATCTGCCAACTACCTCAACGTGCTCTGCAAAAAGTACAGCAAGGTTCCCGCTTCAAAAATCATCCAAGATCGGATCCTACTAGAAGCTAAAAGACTGCTGAAGGTATCCGACCGCAGCGCCAAAGAAATTGCTTACGAGCTCGGTTTTTACGACCACGCCAGTTTTTCAAAATTTTTTAAAAGTCAGACAGGATATAGCCCAACGGATTTCAAAAAGCAGCCCTAA
- a CDS encoding M3 family metallopeptidase produces MGILNQQFNTVHDTAPFAQIQTEDYLPAFAQAIAKAKSEIQSIVDNPSAPTFANSVEALAYSGMELDRISSIFFNLHSAETNDQLDSIAQEVAPQLSELANDINLNLDLFEKVKAVYAKKDSLDLTAEQHTLLEKSYKGFVRNGALLDEDKKEKLRKIDAELAVLKLKFGENVLAETNAYQLHLTDENDLAGLPEGTIEAAKGLAESLDKEGWIFTLDYPSYIPFVTYADNRERRKEISLAAGSKAFLDNEHNNSGHILSIVKLRFERAQLLGYNSHAHFVLEERMAQSPDKVNAFLQDLLAKAKPAATKEFEELSAFAKKIDGLEQLEKWDGAYYSEKLKQEKFNLDDELLKPYFKLEKVLNGAFTVAHKLFGLHFTEVQTIDKYHDEVHTFEVSDDEGKLVAVFYADFFPRKGKRNGAWMTSFKPQFRKDGVDERPHVSIVCNFTKPTATKPSLLTFNEVTTLFHEFGHALHGMLANTTYPNLSGTSVYWDFVELPSQIMENWCYEKDALALFARHYETNEAIPMHLVEKIKASASFLEGMATLRQLSFGLLDMGWHGADPRAITDVKAFETTCFTSTQFYPDVQENAMSPSFSHIFNGGYSSGYYSYKWAEVLDADAFAYFQEVGIFDAEVAGKFKDHILSQGGSEHPMVLYKRFRGKEPQVDALLQRAGLLR; encoded by the coding sequence ATGGGTATATTAAATCAACAATTTAACACGGTACATGATACCGCTCCATTTGCACAGATACAAACGGAAGATTATCTTCCAGCCTTTGCGCAAGCTATAGCAAAGGCCAAATCAGAAATACAGTCCATCGTCGACAATCCTTCGGCACCGACCTTTGCCAACAGCGTCGAGGCCTTGGCCTACTCGGGTATGGAACTGGATCGTATATCGTCTATATTTTTTAATCTGCACTCGGCAGAGACCAACGATCAGCTGGACAGCATCGCGCAGGAAGTGGCGCCACAGCTTTCCGAACTGGCCAACGACATCAACCTCAACCTTGACTTGTTTGAAAAAGTAAAAGCCGTATATGCCAAAAAAGATTCGTTAGACCTTACAGCGGAGCAACACACCCTGTTGGAAAAATCATATAAAGGCTTTGTACGCAACGGCGCGCTACTGGACGAAGACAAAAAGGAGAAGCTGCGTAAAATCGACGCCGAGCTTGCCGTGCTCAAGTTAAAATTCGGCGAAAACGTATTGGCAGAGACGAATGCCTACCAACTGCATTTAACGGATGAGAACGATTTGGCGGGGCTGCCGGAAGGCACCATTGAAGCGGCCAAGGGGCTTGCCGAATCCTTGGACAAAGAGGGCTGGATATTTACCTTAGATTATCCAAGCTACATCCCTTTTGTCACCTACGCAGACAACCGCGAAAGGCGCAAGGAGATTAGCTTAGCGGCAGGTAGCAAGGCCTTTCTGGATAATGAACACAACAACAGCGGACATATTTTAAGCATCGTCAAACTGCGCTTCGAGCGCGCCCAACTATTGGGATATAACAGCCATGCCCATTTCGTATTGGAAGAGCGCATGGCGCAAAGCCCAGACAAGGTAAATGCATTTTTGCAAGACCTACTGGCAAAGGCAAAACCTGCCGCGACAAAGGAGTTTGAAGAGCTTAGCGCATTTGCCAAGAAAATCGACGGATTGGAGCAGCTCGAAAAATGGGACGGCGCCTACTACAGCGAGAAGCTGAAACAGGAAAAGTTTAACCTAGACGACGAACTGCTGAAACCGTATTTCAAGCTGGAAAAAGTGCTGAATGGTGCATTCACGGTAGCCCACAAGCTATTCGGGCTACACTTCACCGAGGTACAAACGATAGACAAGTATCACGATGAAGTGCATACCTTCGAAGTAAGCGACGACGAAGGAAAGCTTGTTGCTGTCTTCTATGCTGACTTTTTTCCACGCAAGGGAAAACGAAATGGTGCCTGGATGACTTCCTTCAAGCCGCAATTTCGGAAAGATGGCGTAGACGAGCGCCCGCATGTGTCCATCGTCTGTAACTTCACGAAACCCACCGCGACAAAACCCTCTTTGTTAACCTTTAACGAGGTGACGACCTTATTTCACGAGTTTGGACATGCCCTGCATGGCATGCTCGCCAATACCACCTATCCCAACCTTTCGGGCACCTCCGTATATTGGGACTTTGTTGAGCTGCCTAGCCAGATCATGGAAAACTGGTGTTACGAAAAAGATGCCTTGGCCTTATTTGCCCGTCATTACGAAACCAATGAAGCTATCCCTATGCATTTGGTTGAAAAAATAAAAGCTTCGGCTTCCTTTTTGGAAGGAATGGCTACATTACGGCAGCTGAGCTTCGGGCTCTTGGATATGGGCTGGCATGGCGCCGATCCTCGTGCAATTACCGACGTAAAAGCCTTTGAGACGACCTGCTTTACCTCGACGCAGTTTTATCCAGACGTACAGGAAAATGCCATGAGTCCCTCGTTCTCCCATATTTTCAATGGTGGATATTCCTCAGGCTACTACAGCTACAAATGGGCGGAGGTGTTGGATGCCGATGCCTTTGCTTACTTTCAGGAAGTAGGCATCTTCGACGCAGAGGTAGCTGGCAAATTTAAGGATCATATTCTGTCGCAGGGAGGTAGTGAGCACCCGATGGTACTTTACAAACGCTTCCGCGGAAAAGAACCACAGGTGGACGCCCTACTCCAGCGTGCAGGGCTACTCCGTTAA
- the rsxC gene encoding electron transport complex subunit RsxC produces MLLIPSLKKKTKHQDILSLPDPPLFYLPLGSYAGDMQVQVAEGQQVQMYQQLAASTGPMSAKVHAPVSGTIVGITEISGDRFLTLKNDFRYTAQQLSPPDVDGMGSAEFLAILAEAAVEGSGGARFPTHLKYNIAPGTLDTLIVNGAECEPYLSADYLLMKTACDNLMRVLQLVQRVLASRKIVFAIERQHRELEKLLLQAAKAFSLTVSVTLLPNAYPQGGELQVIKSVTGLEIAKGTIPAKHGLLVSNVGTLWAMHDAFFDGKPYTERIVTLSGNRSKTLGNYLVKIGTPVGHLLVETGNAWDSDRHSVIIGGPMMGRAAQSPLTPIHKGVGGVLLLEHTNPKAMNCIACGYCVDVCPQRLMPLEFVRHNQEGDLAQLKSYHLDDCIACGACAYACPSDVPLMYHIQSGKAKLQQERRNGQS; encoded by the coding sequence ATGCTTCTGATACCATCTTTAAAAAAGAAAACCAAACATCAGGATATCCTATCCTTGCCAGATCCGCCATTGTTTTACCTGCCGTTGGGCAGCTATGCCGGCGACATGCAGGTGCAAGTGGCAGAAGGGCAGCAGGTGCAGATGTATCAACAGCTCGCTGCGTCCACTGGACCCATGTCGGCAAAGGTGCACGCCCCAGTTTCGGGAACCATCGTTGGTATTACCGAAATTTCGGGAGATCGCTTTTTGACACTGAAGAATGATTTCCGCTATACCGCACAACAGCTCTCGCCGCCTGATGTGGATGGCATGGGCTCTGCAGAATTTCTAGCCATCTTGGCGGAAGCGGCGGTGGAAGGTAGTGGTGGTGCGCGCTTTCCGACACATCTAAAATATAATATTGCGCCAGGGACGTTAGATACCCTTATCGTTAACGGAGCGGAGTGCGAGCCTTATCTCAGCGCCGACTACCTGCTGATGAAAACTGCCTGCGACAATTTGATGCGGGTCTTGCAGCTTGTTCAGCGTGTGTTGGCGTCACGCAAGATAGTATTTGCCATTGAGCGGCAACATCGCGAATTGGAAAAGCTGCTTCTACAGGCTGCAAAAGCCTTTAGCTTGACCGTCAGCGTAACCCTATTGCCCAATGCCTATCCGCAAGGGGGCGAATTGCAAGTGATCAAATCCGTTACCGGACTGGAAATTGCCAAGGGAACAATCCCAGCAAAGCATGGACTATTAGTGAGCAATGTGGGAACATTGTGGGCAATGCACGATGCCTTTTTTGACGGAAAGCCTTATACGGAACGCATAGTTACCCTGTCGGGAAACCGTAGTAAGACCTTGGGCAATTACCTTGTCAAAATCGGGACGCCCGTGGGGCACCTCTTGGTCGAGACGGGTAACGCTTGGGACAGCGATCGACATAGCGTTATTATAGGCGGGCCGATGATGGGCAGAGCTGCCCAAAGCCCTTTAACGCCTATCCACAAAGGAGTAGGAGGTGTGCTGTTGCTTGAACATACAAATCCCAAGGCGATGAACTGTATTGCTTGCGGCTACTGTGTGGATGTGTGTCCACAGCGGCTTATGCCTTTGGAGTTCGTACGGCATAATCAGGAAGGAGATCTCGCACAATTAAAATCTTATCACTTGGACGATTGCATCGCCTGTGGCGCCTGTGCCTATGCCTGTCCGAGCGATGTTCCTTTGATGTATCATATACAATCGGGTAAAGCTAAATTGCAGCAGGAAAGGAGGAACGGTCAGTCGTGA